Genomic segment of Sodaliphilus pleomorphus:
CACACCGGCTGGCATGATGATGAAGTTTGCAAGCGAGACTACCAAGCCCTTCGTCGACGACTACCTGCTCAGCGAGGAAGCCCGAGAGGCAGTGAGCAACAACTACCTCCACATTCACGACAAGGACTACTACCCCACCAAGAGCCTTACTTGCGTGCAGCACCCGCTCGACCGTGTGCTCGACGAGGGCTTCACGGCCGGCCACGGCGAGTCGCGTGCGGCCAAGCGCATCGAGACGGCCAGCGTGATTGCCTGCATCTCGATGGAAACTGCACAAAACGAGATGCACGGCGGACAGGCCATCCCGGCGTTTGACTTCTACCTGGCTCCTTTCGTGCGCAAGTCGTTTGTCGAGGAAGTGAAATACATCGAGCAACTCACAGGCACCGACTATCACCACCTGTACGACGCACATATCGACGATTACATATATAAGGATCTCTACATGCTGCAAGGAGAGCAGCGCGTGCTGCAACATGCCATCAACCGCACGGTGGGCCGTGTGCACCAAGCCATGGAGGCCTTCATCCACAACATGAACACTATCCATTCACGAGGCGGCAACCAGGTGGTGTTCAGCAGTATCAACTATGGCACCGACACCAGCGCCGAGGGTCGCTGTGTGATGCGTGAGTTGCTGAAGTCGACCTATGAAGGCGTGGGCAACGGCAGCACAGCCATTTTCCCCATTCAAATATGGAAAAAGAAGCGTGGCGTGAGTTACCTGCCTGGCGACCGCAACTACGACCTTTACCAGCTGGCATGTAAAGTGACGGCAAGGCGGTTCTTCCCAAACTTTGTGAATCTTGACGCCACCTTCAACCACAACGAAAATTGGAGAGCCAACGACCCGAAGCGCTACAAGTGGGAGATTGCAACCATGGGGTGTCGCACGCGTGTGTTTGAAAACCGATTTGGTCCAAAAACCTCAATAGGCCGAGGCAACCTATCGTTTTCTACCATCAATATTGTGAAACTTGCCATCGAATGCATGGACATCAAGAACAAAGAAGATCGCATCAACACCTTCTTTGCTAAACTTGACCGCATGCTCGAGGTCACTGCACGCCAGTTGCACGACCGCTTCATGTTTCAGAAAACAGCAATGGCCAAGCAGTTCCCGCTGCTCATGAGCAAACTGTGGAACGGTGCCCACAAGCTCAAGCCCGACGACAGCATCGAGAGCGTGATCAATCAAGGCACACTGGGCATTGGCTTTATAGGCCTTGCCGAATGCCTGATTGCACTCACTGGGCATCATCATGGCGAGAGCGACGAGGCTCAGCGCTTAGGACTCAAGATTGTGAGCTACATGCGCGACAGGGCCAACGAGTTCTCTGAGCTGTACCAGCACAACTACAGTATTCTTGCCACACCTGCCGAGGGCTTGAGCGGAAAATTCACCAAGCGCGACCGCAAGCAATTTGGCGTGATTCCAGGTGTAACCGACAAGGAATACTATACCAACAGCAATCATGTGCCCGTGTATTACCACTGCAGCCCCAAGCACAAAGCCGAAATTGAAGGTCCCTATCACGACTTGACCCGCGGCGGACACATCTTTTATGTAGAAATCGACGGCGATGCCACCCACAATCCTGAAGCCATTGCCAACGTGGTTGACCTGATGGACAAATACAACATGGGCTATTGCTCGGTAAATCACAATCGTAACCGCTGCATGGACTGCGGCTACGAGGACGCTTCTCAGCACCTGGAGGAGTGCCCACAATGCGGTAGCCACAATATCGACCGGCTGCAGCGCATCACTGGTTACCTGGTGGGCACTACCGACCGCTGGAACAGTGCTAAACTTGCTGAACTAAGAGACCGTGTCGTGCACAAGTGACCACATGGAGACTAACGATGAAACATTGCGTGTGCTAAGGGTTGTGGAAGGCACCAGCGTCGACGGTCCGTCGTTGCGCACCTCCATCTATGTGGCAGGTTGCCGCCACGCATGCCCACTGTGTCACAACCCACAGTCATGGGACATGAATGGCGGAGAGCGTCGCTCGATCGACAACCTCATGCAAGTCATTGCCTACAATGAGTCGCCCGTGACCTTGACGGGCGGCGACCCTCTTTATCAGCCCGTTGCCGTGAAGGAGCTCGTGCATCGCATCAAGACCGAACTGGGATACAATGTGTGGTGTTTCACTGGCTTCACGTGGGATGAAATTGTTGCCGACCCTGCGCTGCTCGACACAATAAGGGAGGTCGACGTTGTGGTCGAAGGGCGCTTTGTCAACTCCTTGCGCGACACCTCGTTGCTGTTCAGAGGCAGCTCCAACCAGCGCATTGTCGACGTGAGAAGCTCCATAGACGCTCGCCGACTAATTGAATGGAAACGCGATGGCTGGGAATCGCTTGATGACTTCAAAATATGATTAATTGCAATATTTACATGCGACTGTGACATGGAGAAAGGATACCTGAGAGTGTACACTGGCAACGGCCAGGGGAAGACAACTGCTGCATTTGGTGTGCTTGTGCGCGCCTTGTGTGCAGGGAAGAGAGGCTATGTGGGCCAATTTATAAAAGACGAAGCCTATAATGAAACTTTTCTATCTCGGCATTTTAAGCATCTCTGTATCGAGCAGTTAGGCAAAGGGTGCTTTATCGACCGAAGACCCGACAGTCTTGACAAGGCTGCTGCCCAAGCCGCACTGCGACATGTGACCGAGTTGATGGCCAGTGGCCAATACGACATTGTCGTTCTCGATGAGCTCACCATTGCAATACACTACAATCTTGTTTCCACACAAGCCGTACTCGATGCTTTAGAGCAACGTTGCCTCTCAACCGAAGTCATTATCACAGGGCGTTACGCACCACCCGAGCTCATCGCAGCAGCCGATCTTGTGACCGAGATGAAGGAGATAAAGCATTATTACTTGCAAGGTGTGCTGTCGCGTGACGGCTTTGACCACTGACCACCTATGGTGCAATGCAGCACCACACCTGAAGCTCCAAACGATGACGAAATTTTCAAAAAAAGCGGAAAATCAAACCGACATATAATAATATTTTGTAAATTTGTGGGCAAATATAGATGTAGGGTGAAAAGTTTAGTCTGGTTTATATCCGGTTTCCCATTTCCATATTGCGGTTCAATTAACGCAATACGTGAAATACGCCATCACTCAGCCAGCAACTTAAGCCAGCGTCAACAATAGTCAAGACTTTTAATGCGTAAAGCAATAAAAGCCTTTTTTGTTTTTATTATAAATACCTTTTGTTATGTCACATTTGAGATTTAGAGAAGTTGAAGTGGCTTTCAATCGCGAGCCAGTCAAGGTAGAGATTCCGAAGCAAGTGCCTTCGGAATACTACGGCATGTATGTGTTCAATCGCCAGACGATGTACAAGTACCTGCCCAAGCAGACCTATGATGCCTTGACCGATGCAATCGACAACAAGAAGCCCCTTGACCGCGAAGTTGCCGACAGCGTGGCAGCAGGAATGAAGCAATGGGCCATCGACAATGGTGTCACCCACTACACCCACTGGTTCCACCCGCTCACCGACGGCACTGCCGAGAAGCATGACTCGTTTATCGAGCACGACGGTAAAGGCGGAGTGATTGAAGAATTCAGCGGCAAGCTTCTCGTCCAGCAAGAGCCCGATGCATCGAGCTTTCCCAACGGTGGCATACGCAACACCTTTGAAGCTCGAGGATACTCGGCTTGGGACATCTCTTCGCCTGCATTCATTCACGACAACACACTGTGCATTCCTACCATTTTCATTGCCTACTCGGGAGAGTCGCTCGACTACAAGACCCCATTGCTGCGTGCGCTCAACAGCGTTGACAAAGCAGGAACTGCTGTAGCACAATACTTCGACCCCGAAGTGAAGCATGTTCACTCCTACTTGGGCTGGGAACAAGAATATTTTCTCGTCGACGAGGCACTGTATGCAGCACGTCCCGACCTGGTGATGACCGGCCGCACGCTCATGGGGCACGAGAGCGCCAAAAACCAGCAACTCGAAGATCACTATTTCGGTGCCATACCTATGCGTGTAGAAGAGTTTATGCTTGATTTGGAAATTGAGTGCCACAAATTGGGCATCCCTGCCAAAACACGTCACAATGAAGTGGCCCCCAATCAGTTTGAGCTTGCACCAGTCTTTGAGGAGACCAACCTGGCCAACGACCACAACCTGCTGCTCATGAAGGTGATGGCCGAAGTTGCACGTCGTCACCACTTCAGAGTACTGTTGCACGAGAAGCCATTTGCCGGCATCAATGGCAGTGGCAAGCACAACAACTGGAGCCTGGGGACCGACACCGGCATCATGCTGTTTAAGCCTGGCAAGACCATAAAAGAAAACTTGAGGTTTATCACATTTATATGTAATGTGATGAACGCTGTGTACAACTACAACGGCCTGCTCAAGGCCTCAATAGCCTCGGCCACCAACGCTCATCGTCTGGGAGCCAACGAGGCACCACCAGCCATCATCTCCATGTTCCTGGGCAAGCAGGTGAGCGATGTGCTCGACTCGCTCGTGAGTTCCGACAAAGACGACAACCTGAAAATCGCAGGCAAGGAGGAGCTGAACCTGAAAGTGAGTCAAATCCCTGAATTGCTGCTCGACAACACCGACCGCAACCGCACTTCGCCATTTGCCTTCACTGGCAACCGCTTCGAGTTCCGTGCTGTGGGTTCAAGCGCCAATTGTGCAAGCGCCATGATTGCGCTCAATGCCGCCGTGGCCGAACAGCTCACCAAATTCAAGGAAAAAGTCGATGCCCGTGTTGCCAAGGGCGAGGAACTGGACGATGCCATCCTTGCCGAGGATAAGTTGCTCATCGAGGAATCGATGCCCATCCACTTCGATGGCAACGGCTATAGCGACGAGTGGAAGGCCGAAGCCCAAAGGCGAGGTCTCGACTGTGAAACCTCGGTGCCCGTGATCTACGATGCCTATCTCGACGAGAAGGCTATCAATATGTTCAAGACTACCGGCGTCTTCAGCGAGATTGAGCTCAAAGCACGCAATGAGGTGAAATGGGAAATGTACACCAAGAAGGTACAAATCGAGGCACGAGTGTTTGGCGACCTGGCCCTAAACCACATCATCCCTGTTGCAACCCGCTATCAAAGCATCCTGCTCGACAATGTGTTTAAGATCAAAAGCCTTTTCCCAAAAGAGCAAGGTGAGAAAATCGCTGCACAAGACATGGCCAACATTGAGAAAATGGCCCAGCACATGCAGTTTATCAAGGACAAGACCAGCGAGATGGTTGAGGCACGCAAAGTAGCCAACAAGATCGAAGACCAGCGCGCCAAAGCCGTAGCCTACCACGACACTGTCGTGCCCTACCTCGATGCCATACGCTATCACATCGACAAACTTGAACTCATGGTCGACGATGAAATGTGGCCACTGCCCAAGTACAGGGAACTGCTGTTTATCAGATAATTTCGCCATCACTCAAAGAGCGGTGAGACACTGCCGTCGTCACCGCTCTTGTTTTCTTTAAATACAAAATATATATAGTTATCTTACCAACCTGAATTAGATTTTTTAGTAAATGGAAATTTTAAAGCACGAGTGCGGTATTGCAATGATACGACTGCGCAAGCCATTGAGTTATTATAAAGAAAAGTACAACACTTATCTTTATGGGCTCAACAAACTTTATCTTCTCATGGAGAAACAACACAACCGCGGCCAGGAAGGAGCCGGACTGGGGTGTGTGTACATGCATGCCAAGCCAGGAGAAGAATATATCTTTCGCGAGCGTGCTTTAGGTTCAAGTGCCATAAGCGAAATATTTGCCCGTGTGAAGCAGCAAATAAGCGTGGCCCAGAGCCATGGTGTAGACGAAATCGACCACCCCTTTGTGGGCGAGGTCTATATGGGTCACTTGCGCTACAGCACTACAGGGCGCAAGGGCATAAGCTACGTCCATCCATTTTTGCGCCGCAACAACTGGCGCAGCCGCAACCTCATGCTGTGCGGCAACTTCAACATGACCAATGTTGATGAGATATTCAGCGACATCGTGAGCCGCGGGCAGCACCCCAGGGTGTACAGCGACACGGCTATACTGCTTGAGCAACTGGGCGAATCGCTCGACAAGGCCAATTCTACCATCTACCACAAGTTTTGCCAGCAAGGCATCAACGGCATTGAGCTGGCTCGCAAGATTGAGGATAACATCGACATGAGAGAAGTGCTTGAAAATCCTGCATCGACGTGGGACGGGGGCTATGTGATATGCGGTGCCATAGGCAGCGGCGACATCTTTGTGCTGCGCGACCCGCACGGCATACGCCCGGCTTTCTATTATTGCGACGACGAGATATTTGTCGCAGCCTCTGAACGGCCCGTGTTGCAAACGGCGCTCAACATTCCCCGACGCGAGGTGCATGAACTTGCCCCTGGAGCGGCCATCACTGTCAACAAAGCCGGTGATGTAAAAATCACCCAAATACTTCCACAGCTCAAAAATGAGCGCTGCTCGTTTGAACGCATTTATTTCTCCCGCGGCAGTGACGCCGACATCTACAAAGAGCGCAAGGAGCTGGGACGCAACCTTGCACCGCAGATTGTGAAAGCTGTGAACGGAGACCTCGACCACACGGTGCTGTCGTTTATCCCCAACACGGCCGAAACTGCCTACATCGGCATGATAGAAGGCATCGACTCCTTCCTGCAGGAGAAGAAGAAAAAAGAAATCATGGCACTGGATGCCAAGGCACCCGACTACGGAGAGCGGTTGAGTAAAATTTTGAGCAAGCGCCTGCGCGCCGAGAAGATTGCCATCAAAGACATAAAGCTGCGCACATTTATTGCCGAGGGCGAGTCGCGCAACGAGCTGGCGGCACACGTCTACGACGTAACCTACGGGCAGATACAAAACAATGTCGACAACCTTGTCATCATCGACGACAGCATCGTGAGAGGCACAACCCTGCGCCAGTCGATTTTGCGCATTCTCGATCGCCTGCATCCCAAGAAAATAGTAATAGTCTCATCCTCGCCTCAAGTGCGGTATCCCGACTACTACGGTATCGACATGTCGCGCATGGCCGAGTTCTGCGCCTTCAGGGCTGCCATTCAACTCCTTAAGGAACAAGGGAAACAATGCATCATCGACGGCGTTTATCGCAAGTCGAAGGCGCAGGAGGGAAAGCCTAAAGAAGAAGTCGTGAACTATGTGACCGAGATATACAAGCCATTCTCCCAAGAAGAAGTCTCGGCCAAAATTGCCGAGATGCTCACCGATGACGATATCAACGCCCAGGTGCAAATCATTTATCAGTCGATCGAAGGTTTACACAAGTCGATCCCCAACAATCCTGGCGACTGGTATTTCAGCGGCAACTACCCTACTCCTGGCGGCAACAAAATGGTGAACCAAGCTTTCATCAACTGGTATGAGGGCAACACCATGAAGCGGTAGTCAATCGTCACTTCAAGGGCTTGGGATTGACATAGGTGTCGTCGCTCTTGTGAATGACAAGCCCCTCGTCGACAAGCGACGACAAGGTGGCTAAGACCTCTTCTTGCGGGAACGACAACGTGTTGACAAACTCTTCCAGCCTGCGTGGCTTCACTTGCGACATGTAGAGGATGCCGTCTTGCACGTCTTGCGGCGAGTGGTCGCTGTGCTTGCGACGGGCAATGCACACGTCGCAATGGCCGCAGTCGTTGTCGACGCGTTCACCGAAATAGGTGAGCAGTTGCCGCTCACGACACACGTTGTCGTTGAAGGCATAGTTTATTACTGCCTCAATGCGTTCGCTCAGCTTTTGCCGCTGTTCTTCATACACAGCTTTGGGCAAGAGCAAGTATTTGGGTTCCTCTCGCGATGTGGTATAGATGATGTAGGGGGTGCGCTTGCGCGGCACATAATGCAGAATGTGCATGTGGGTGAGCTCAATCAGTGCTTCATAGATGTCTTGCTGCATGATGCCAAAACGAAATTCCAAAACCGACTCGTTGATGAACACATAATCGGAAAACAGCCCCGAATAAGTGCGCAACAACGCTTGCAACACTCTGTCGACGTAGGGGTTTTCACTTTCTATGTGATACAAGTCCTCCTTTTGGGCAATGATTAACACTCGCGATTGGGTTTCAATCTCCTCGACAAACTCGATGTAGCCGGCTTGAGTGAGAATCTTCAAGGCATTGTGGGTGGCGATGACCGGCAGCTTGAAGACGCGGCAAAACAGATTGAAGTTGAACTCATACACCTTTTGGTAGCCCTCACCCACAGCCACACCCAAGAAGTCGCCCACTCGCTGGTACGTTTTCTTTATAAAATCCTTGTCGGGGAATGCCTCGGTCAAGTGCCGGTGCAGCTTGCCGCGGTCGGTGGGAGTGGTGAGCAGCACCGCATAGGAACGTCGCCCGTCACGCCCTGCCCGCCCCGCTTCTTGATAGTATTCCTCCAGTGAGCTTGGCACGTCAACGTGTATCACCAGGCGCACGTCGGGCTTGTCGATGCCCATGCCGAAGGCATTGGTAGCGACAATGACCCTCAGCTCGTCATTTTTCCAGCGCGTCTGCTTGGCTTCTTTGTCTTCAATGTTAAGACCGGCATGGTAGAAATCGGCATTGATGCCGTTGCGCATGAGCTCGTCGCTTATCTCCCTGGTGCGCCTGCGGCTGCGCACATACACGATGGCACTTCCCGGCACCGACTGCACAATGTGTACCAGCTCGGCATATTTCTCGGCAGTGTGTCTCACCACATAGGTGAGATTGGGGCGAGAGAAACTCTTGCGAAACACACACGGCTTGTGAAACTTGAGTTGACTCATGATGTCGTCGACAACAACAGGTGTTGCCGATGCCGTGAGCGCAAGCACAGGCACGCGTGGGAAATACTGTCTTATCGATGCTATGTGTAGATAGGAAGGCCTGAAGTCGTAGCCCCACTGCGAGATGCAGTGGGCCTCGTCGACCACGATGAGCGACACTGGCATGTGCTTGAGACGGTCGATGAACGACTGCGACATGAGCCGCTCGGGAGAGACATAGAGAAACTTGCACTTGCCATACATGCACTTCTCATAGGTGCGGCGCATTTCGGCCATGGTCAAGCCTGCATGCATGTAGGTGGCTTTGATGCGACGGCTTATAAGGTTGTCGACCTGATCCTTCATCAGTGAAATAATGGGAGTCACGACCAGGGCCATGCCCTGCATGGCAAGTGCCGGGACCTGGAAGGTGATCGATTTGCCCCCACCCGTGGGCATCAGGCCAAGTGTGTCGTTGCCATCAAGCACCGACTTGATGATGTCTTCTTGCAGAGGCCTGAACTGGTCAAACCCCCAATATTTCTTCAGTATTTCAAGAGGCGTGTCCATCACCAGCCGCTTGGTCGCCGTGAATGCGTATGCCTTTTATTTGCAGTTGCACCGAACTGCTGTTGCGGTGCTTGTTCTCCTCAACCGTGTAGCATATGTCAAAAGGCTTGTGCTGCTTGATATAGTCGAAATAAGTAGCCATATTGAATGCAATGCCGTTCATGATCTCTTCCGACTTGCTGTCGACCAGTTCAAACTTGATGTGCTCCATCTTTTTGCCCACAATCTTGCTCGTGCCGAAGTCATACACGTTTTTGGTGACAAATACCGGCTTGGGATTGTCGGGGCCAAATGGATTGAACAGCCTCAAGTACTTGAGAAAGTCATTGTTGATTTCCTCAAAACCAAGCTCACAGTCAACGTCGATTTGAGGCGTGATTTGGTCGGTTTCGATGTGCTTCTCCACATAGTCGGTGAGGCGGCGCCTGAACTCGTCGATGTTTTCCTCTTTAAGCGACAAGCCCACGGCATTGGTGTGCCCGCCGAAGGTCTCGAGCAGGTCGCGCGTCGACTTGATTGCCGCGTAGATGTTGAATCCTCTCACCGAGCGCGACGAGCCCGTGGCAAGGCCGTTGTCGTCATAGGTGAGCACGACCGATGGGCGAAAGTAGAGCTCGGCCAGTCGCGAGGCCACGATGCCGATGATGCCTTTGTGCCAATTGCGGTCGTAAATGACGATGGGCTTCTTGCCCTTTATCTGATTCTTGTGGCTTTCGATGATTTTGTTGGCCTCCTCAGTAATTTGGCGGTCAAGCTCCTTGCGGTCTTTGTTGTACTTGTCGATACGCTTGCTTATCTCATAGGCAGCAGCCGAGTCCTTGGTCACCAGCAGCTCGACCGACTCGGTGCCCGACTCCATGCGTCCCGAGGCATTGATACGAGGGCCTATTTTGAAGATAATGTCGCTTATGGTGAGCTCCTTGTTGCTCAGGCCGCACAGTTTGATGATGCTACGCAATCCCACATTAGGGTTTGAGTTGAGGCGTTTCAAGCCATAGCAGGCCATGATGCGATTCTCTCCCACAATGGGTACGATGTCGGCAGCAATACTCACAACACACAAGTCGAGCAGACTTTCAAGGTCGTAAAAATTGGTGATGCCGTTGCTCTTGGCAAAACCCTGCATGAACTTGAAGCCAACGCCACAGCCCGACAGCTCCTTGAACGGGTACTTGTCGTCCTTGAGCTTGGGATTGAGAATTGCCACAGCAGGCGGCAACTCATCGTCGGGCACGTGATGGTCGCACACGATAAAGTCGATACCCTTCGACTTGGCATAGGAAATCTCGCCGATAGCCTTAATGCCACAGTCGAGCACAATGATGAGTTTCACCCCTATGCTTGCAGCATAGTCGATGCTCTGAATTGATATACCGTAGCCCTCGTCGTCACGAGTAGGGACATAGTACACCATATTAGAATAAAAGTTTTGAAGATACCTGTAGACCAGGGCGACCGCAGTAGTGCCATCAACATCATAGTCGCCATAGATCATGATCTTCTCTTTCGCCCCCAAGGCTTTATTGAGCCTGTTTACAGCCTTGTCCATGTCCCGCATCAGGAATGGATCGTGCATTTGGCTCAACTGAGGATAAAAGAAATCCTGGGCCTGATCCCAGGTTTTCACTCCTCGCTGAACCAAAAGCCGTGCAATAGCAGGGCACTTGGGGAAGCGTGTCTCCAATTGCGCCTCTATCTTGCGTTCTTCGGATGTAAGGGGTAAGTAATTCCATTTACTTATCATTTATGTTATTTTTTTATTGGCGTATTGAAAGGCCTGGGACACTCTTGCCCTCATGCCCTAATAAGGAAGTGGCACCTGTGCATGGTCTTGGAGGCTTGGCATGTGCCATTTTTGCCTTATCATGA
This window contains:
- a CDS encoding anaerobic ribonucleoside triphosphate reductase, which codes for MIQTVVKRDGRVVGYNEEKIKAAIRKAMLATEAGEDESLIQRIADRIGARGKSQMSVEAIQDQVELELMKSPRKEVARAYINYRHKRNVARKAKTADVFQEIIKAQKNDITRENANMNADTPAGMMMKFASETTKPFVDDYLLSEEAREAVSNNYLHIHDKDYYPTKSLTCVQHPLDRVLDEGFTAGHGESRAAKRIETASVIACISMETAQNEMHGGQAIPAFDFYLAPFVRKSFVEEVKYIEQLTGTDYHHLYDAHIDDYIYKDLYMLQGEQRVLQHAINRTVGRVHQAMEAFIHNMNTIHSRGGNQVVFSSINYGTDTSAEGRCVMRELLKSTYEGVGNGSTAIFPIQIWKKKRGVSYLPGDRNYDLYQLACKVTARRFFPNFVNLDATFNHNENWRANDPKRYKWEIATMGCRTRVFENRFGPKTSIGRGNLSFSTINIVKLAIECMDIKNKEDRINTFFAKLDRMLEVTARQLHDRFMFQKTAMAKQFPLLMSKLWNGAHKLKPDDSIESVINQGTLGIGFIGLAECLIALTGHHHGESDEAQRLGLKIVSYMRDRANEFSELYQHNYSILATPAEGLSGKFTKRDRKQFGVIPGVTDKEYYTNSNHVPVYYHCSPKHKAEIEGPYHDLTRGGHIFYVEIDGDATHNPEAIANVVDLMDKYNMGYCSVNHNRNRCMDCGYEDASQHLEECPQCGSHNIDRLQRITGYLVGTTDRWNSAKLAELRDRVVHK
- the nrdG gene encoding anaerobic ribonucleoside-triphosphate reductase activating protein is translated as METNDETLRVLRVVEGTSVDGPSLRTSIYVAGCRHACPLCHNPQSWDMNGGERRSIDNLMQVIAYNESPVTLTGGDPLYQPVAVKELVHRIKTELGYNVWCFTGFTWDEIVADPALLDTIREVDVVVEGRFVNSLRDTSLLFRGSSNQRIVDVRSSIDARRLIEWKRDGWESLDDFKI
- a CDS encoding cob(I)yrinic acid a,c-diamide adenosyltransferase; this translates as MEKGYLRVYTGNGQGKTTAAFGVLVRALCAGKRGYVGQFIKDEAYNETFLSRHFKHLCIEQLGKGCFIDRRPDSLDKAAAQAALRHVTELMASGQYDIVVLDELTIAIHYNLVSTQAVLDALEQRCLSTEVIITGRYAPPELIAAADLVTEMKEIKHYYLQGVLSRDGFDH
- a CDS encoding glutamine synthetase III; this encodes MSHLRFREVEVAFNREPVKVEIPKQVPSEYYGMYVFNRQTMYKYLPKQTYDALTDAIDNKKPLDREVADSVAAGMKQWAIDNGVTHYTHWFHPLTDGTAEKHDSFIEHDGKGGVIEEFSGKLLVQQEPDASSFPNGGIRNTFEARGYSAWDISSPAFIHDNTLCIPTIFIAYSGESLDYKTPLLRALNSVDKAGTAVAQYFDPEVKHVHSYLGWEQEYFLVDEALYAARPDLVMTGRTLMGHESAKNQQLEDHYFGAIPMRVEEFMLDLEIECHKLGIPAKTRHNEVAPNQFELAPVFEETNLANDHNLLLMKVMAEVARRHHFRVLLHEKPFAGINGSGKHNNWSLGTDTGIMLFKPGKTIKENLRFITFICNVMNAVYNYNGLLKASIASATNAHRLGANEAPPAIISMFLGKQVSDVLDSLVSSDKDDNLKIAGKEELNLKVSQIPELLLDNTDRNRTSPFAFTGNRFEFRAVGSSANCASAMIALNAAVAEQLTKFKEKVDARVAKGEELDDAILAEDKLLIEESMPIHFDGNGYSDEWKAEAQRRGLDCETSVPVIYDAYLDEKAINMFKTTGVFSEIELKARNEVKWEMYTKKVQIEARVFGDLALNHIIPVATRYQSILLDNVFKIKSLFPKEQGEKIAAQDMANIEKMAQHMQFIKDKTSEMVEARKVANKIEDQRAKAVAYHDTVVPYLDAIRYHIDKLELMVDDEMWPLPKYRELLFIR
- a CDS encoding amidophosphoribosyltransferase — translated: MEILKHECGIAMIRLRKPLSYYKEKYNTYLYGLNKLYLLMEKQHNRGQEGAGLGCVYMHAKPGEEYIFRERALGSSAISEIFARVKQQISVAQSHGVDEIDHPFVGEVYMGHLRYSTTGRKGISYVHPFLRRNNWRSRNLMLCGNFNMTNVDEIFSDIVSRGQHPRVYSDTAILLEQLGESLDKANSTIYHKFCQQGINGIELARKIEDNIDMREVLENPASTWDGGYVICGAIGSGDIFVLRDPHGIRPAFYYCDDEIFVAASERPVLQTALNIPRREVHELAPGAAITVNKAGDVKITQILPQLKNERCSFERIYFSRGSDADIYKERKELGRNLAPQIVKAVNGDLDHTVLSFIPNTAETAYIGMIEGIDSFLQEKKKKEIMALDAKAPDYGERLSKILSKRLRAEKIAIKDIKLRTFIAEGESRNELAAHVYDVTYGQIQNNVDNLVIIDDSIVRGTTLRQSILRILDRLHPKKIVIVSSSPQVRYPDYYGIDMSRMAEFCAFRAAIQLLKEQGKQCIIDGVYRKSKAQEGKPKEEVVNYVTEIYKPFSQEEVSAKIAEMLTDDDINAQVQIIYQSIEGLHKSIPNNPGDWYFSGNYPTPGGNKMVNQAFINWYEGNTMKR
- a CDS encoding RecQ family ATP-dependent DNA helicase, which encodes MDTPLEILKKYWGFDQFRPLQEDIIKSVLDGNDTLGLMPTGGGKSITFQVPALAMQGMALVVTPIISLMKDQVDNLISRRIKATYMHAGLTMAEMRRTYEKCMYGKCKFLYVSPERLMSQSFIDRLKHMPVSLIVVDEAHCISQWGYDFRPSYLHIASIRQYFPRVPVLALTASATPVVVDDIMSQLKFHKPCVFRKSFSRPNLTYVVRHTAEKYAELVHIVQSVPGSAIVYVRSRRRTREISDELMRNGINADFYHAGLNIEDKEAKQTRWKNDELRVIVATNAFGMGIDKPDVRLVIHVDVPSSLEEYYQEAGRAGRDGRRSYAVLLTTPTDRGKLHRHLTEAFPDKDFIKKTYQRVGDFLGVAVGEGYQKVYEFNFNLFCRVFKLPVIATHNALKILTQAGYIEFVEEIETQSRVLIIAQKEDLYHIESENPYVDRVLQALLRTYSGLFSDYVFINESVLEFRFGIMQQDIYEALIELTHMHILHYVPRKRTPYIIYTTSREEPKYLLLPKAVYEEQRQKLSERIEAVINYAFNDNVCRERQLLTYFGERVDNDCGHCDVCIARRKHSDHSPQDVQDGILYMSQVKPRRLEEFVNTLSFPQEEVLATLSSLVDEGLVIHKSDDTYVNPKPLK
- the recJ gene encoding single-stranded-DNA-specific exonuclease RecJ; the encoded protein is MISKWNYLPLTSEERKIEAQLETRFPKCPAIARLLVQRGVKTWDQAQDFFYPQLSQMHDPFLMRDMDKAVNRLNKALGAKEKIMIYGDYDVDGTTAVALVYRYLQNFYSNMVYYVPTRDDEGYGISIQSIDYAASIGVKLIIVLDCGIKAIGEISYAKSKGIDFIVCDHHVPDDELPPAVAILNPKLKDDKYPFKELSGCGVGFKFMQGFAKSNGITNFYDLESLLDLCVVSIAADIVPIVGENRIMACYGLKRLNSNPNVGLRSIIKLCGLSNKELTISDIIFKIGPRINASGRMESGTESVELLVTKDSAAAYEISKRIDKYNKDRKELDRQITEEANKIIESHKNQIKGKKPIVIYDRNWHKGIIGIVASRLAELYFRPSVVLTYDDNGLATGSSRSVRGFNIYAAIKSTRDLLETFGGHTNAVGLSLKEENIDEFRRRLTDYVEKHIETDQITPQIDVDCELGFEEINNDFLKYLRLFNPFGPDNPKPVFVTKNVYDFGTSKIVGKKMEHIKFELVDSKSEEIMNGIAFNMATYFDYIKQHKPFDICYTVEENKHRNSSSVQLQIKGIRIHGDQAAGDGHAS